A window of the Burkholderia sp. 9120 genome harbors these coding sequences:
- a CDS encoding DUF4399 domain-containing protein codes for MAAAQTPSPPGAEEYIIWPPDGAVIHGGKLWVRMGLRNMGVCPKGVVFPNTGHHHLLIDTDLPPLDQEIPSDRNHLHFGAGETDARIELPPGKHTLQLILGDHNHVPHVPPVYSKKITITVQKD; via the coding sequence ATGGCGGCCGCGCAAACTCCTTCGCCACCGGGCGCCGAGGAGTACATCATCTGGCCTCCCGACGGCGCCGTGATTCACGGCGGCAAGCTGTGGGTCCGCATGGGGCTGCGCAATATGGGCGTGTGTCCGAAAGGCGTCGTGTTTCCGAACACCGGCCATCACCATTTGCTGATCGATACCGATCTGCCGCCGCTCGACCAGGAAATTCCGTCGGATCGCAATCATCTGCACTTCGGCGCGGGCGAAACCGACGCGCGCATCGAGTTGCCGCCGGGCAAGCACACGTTGCAACTCATTCTCGGCGATCACAATCACGTGCCGCATGTCCCACCCGTGTACTCGAAAAAGATCACCATCACCGTGCAAAAAGACTAG